Proteins co-encoded in one Erinaceus europaeus chromosome X, mEriEur2.1, whole genome shotgun sequence genomic window:
- the PNCK gene encoding calcium/calmodulin-dependent protein kinase type 1B, giving the protein MLLMKKQTEDISSVYEIREKLGSGAFSEVVLAQERGSSHLVALKCIPKKALRGKEALVENEIAVLRRVSHPNIVALEDVHESPSHLYLAMELVTGGELFDRIMERGSYTEKDASHLVGQVLGAVSYLHSLGIVHRDLKPENLLYATPFEDSKIMVSDFGLSKIQAGNMLGTACGTPGYVAPELLEQKPYGKAVDVWALGVISYILLCGYPPFYDESDPELFSQILRASYEFDSPFWDDISESAKDFIRHLLERDPQKRFTCQQALQHLWISGDAAFDKDILGSVSEQIQRNFARTHWKRAFNATSFLRHIRKLGQNAEGEEGPERRVASHSLPGW; this is encoded by the exons ATGCTGCTGATGAAGAAGCAGACGGAAGACATCAGCAGCGTATATGAGATCCGGGAGAAGCTCGGCTC GGGTGCCTTTTCGGAGGTGGTGCTGGCCCAGGAGCGGGGCTCCTCACACCTCGTGGCCCTCAAGTGCATCCCCAAGAAGGCCCTGCGCGGCAAGGAGGCCCTGGTGGAGAATGAGATCGCTGTGCTGCGGAG AGTCAGCCACCCCAACATCGTGGCTCTGGAGGACGTGCACGAGAGCCCCTCCCACCTCTACCTGGCCATGGAGCT AGTGACTGGCGGTGAGCTGTTTGACCGCATCATGGAGCGCGGCTCCTACACTGAGAAGGATGCCAGCCACTTGGTGGGCCAGGTGCTGGGGGCCGTGTCCTACCTGCACAGCCTGGGCATCGTGCACCGCGACCTCAAG CCTGAGAACCTTCTCTATGCCACACCCTTTGAGGACTCGAAGATCATGGTGTCCGACTTTGGCCTGTCCAAAATCCAGGCTGGCAACATGCTGGGCACGGCCTGTGGGACCCCGGGCTATGTGG CCCCGGAGCTCCTGGAGCAGAAGCCCTATGGGAAGGCCGTAGATGTGTGGGCCCTGGGCGTCATCTCCTACATCCT GCTGTGTGGCTACCCCCCCTTCTACGACGAGAGCGACCCTGAGCTCTTCAGCCAGATCCTGAGGGCCAGCTATGAGTTTGACTCGCCCTTCTGGGATGACATCTCCGAATCAG CCAAAGACTTCATCCGGCACCTCCTGGAGCGAGACCCCCAGAAGAGGTTCACCTGCCAACAGGCCTTACAGCACCTTTG gatCTCGGGCGATGCGGCCTTTGATAAGGACATCCTGGGCTCAGTGAGTGAGCAGATCCAGCGGAACTTCGCTCGGACCCACTGGAAG CGGGCCTTCAATGCCACCTCCTTCCTGCGCCACATCCGGAAGCTGGGCCAGAACGCCGAGGGCGAGGAGGGCCCTGAGCGGAGGGTGGCCAGCCACAGCCTTCCGGGCTGGTGA
- the DUSP9 gene encoding dual specificity protein phosphatase 9 isoform X1: MQKGGCEKWPPRTSGEARKGPSTLGQAPAARRAGSTEPMEGLGRSCLWLRRELAPPRPRLLLLDCRSRELYEAARIGGALSVALPALLLRRLRRGSLSVRALLPGPPLQPPPPAPVLLYDQGGRRRRGEAEAQAEADDDWEAESVLGTLLRKLREEGYLAYYLQGGFSRFQAECPHLCETSLNGHSGSGASPGPSPVVGLGGLCLASDCSDAESEPDREPMSCGLDSEGHTPPPVGLLPAFPVQILPNLYLGCARDSANVDSLAQLGIRYILNVTPNLPNLFEKNGNFHYKQIPISDHWSQNLSQFFPEAIAFIDEALSQNCGVLVHCLAGVSRSVTVTVAYLMQKLHLSLNDAYDLVKRKKSNISPNFNFLGQLLDFERSLRLEERRARARSSGEQESATSDPPSFFTTPTSDGAFELDPT; this comes from the exons ATGCAGAAAGGGGGTTGCGAGAAGTGGCCTCCAAGAACATCAGGAGAAGCCAGAAAGGGACCCTCGACTCTCGGACAGG CGCCCGCGGCCCGACGTGCCGGGAGCACCGAGCCCATGGAGGGCCTGGGCCGCTCATGCCTGTGGCTACGCCGCGAGCTGGCGCCCCCGCGGCCCCGGCTGCTGCTGCTTGACTGCCGCAGCCGCGAGCTGTATGAGGCGGCGCGCATCGGCGGGGCCCTGAGCGTGGCGCTGCCGGCCCTGCTGCTGCGCCGCCTGCGCCGCGGGAGCCTGTCGGTGCGCGCCCTGTTGCCCGGGCCGCCGCTGCAGCCGCCTCCGCCCGCACCGGTGCTGCTGTACGACCAGGGAGGCCGGCGCCGCCGCGGGGAGGCCGAGGCCCAGGCCGAGGCGGACGACGACTGGGAGGCCGAGTCGGTGCTGGGCACCCTGCTCCGGAAGCTGCGAGAGGAGGGCTACCTGGCCTACTACCTGCAAG gtggctTCAGCAGATTCCAGGCTGAGTGCCCTCACCTGTGTGAGACCAGCCTGAATGGGCACAGCGGCTCCGGTGCGAGCCCAGGGCCCAGCCccgtggtggggctgggtggcctGTGCCTGGCCTCCGACTGTTCTGACGCCGAATCGGAGCCGGACCGAGAACCCATGAGCTGCGGGCTGGATTCGGAGGGCCACACGCCCCCACCAGTGGGGCTGCTGCCTGCCTTCCCAGTCCAGATCCTGCCCAACCTCTACCTGGGATGTGCTCGCGACTCGGCCAACGTGGACAGCCTGGCACAGCTGGGCATCCGCTATATCCTCAACGTCACCCCCAACCTCCCAAACCTCTTCGAGAAAAATGGCAACTTTCACTACAAGCAGATCCCCATCTCAGACCACTGGAGCCAAAATCTATCCCAGTTCTTTCCCGAGGCCATCGCGTTCATTG ATGAGGCCTTGTCCCAGAACTGCGGGGTGCTGGTACACTGCCTGGCAGGCGTCAGCCGCTCCGTCACTGTCACTGTGGCCTACCTCATGCAGAAGCTCCACCTCTCGCTGAACGATGCCTATGACCTGGTCAAGCGAAAGAAGTCCAACATCTCGCCCAACTTCAACTTCCTGGGGCAGCTGCTGGATTTCGAGCGCAGCCTGCGCCTGGAGGAGCGGCGTGCTCGTGCCCGAAGCAGCGGGGAGCAAGAGTCGGCCACCTCTGACCCCCCATCCTTCTTCACCACCCCCACCAGCGATGGGGCATTTGAGCTAGATCCCACCTAG
- the DUSP9 gene encoding dual specificity protein phosphatase 9 isoform X2, whose protein sequence is MEGLGRSCLWLRRELAPPRPRLLLLDCRSRELYEAARIGGALSVALPALLLRRLRRGSLSVRALLPGPPLQPPPPAPVLLYDQGGRRRRGEAEAQAEADDDWEAESVLGTLLRKLREEGYLAYYLQGGFSRFQAECPHLCETSLNGHSGSGASPGPSPVVGLGGLCLASDCSDAESEPDREPMSCGLDSEGHTPPPVGLLPAFPVQILPNLYLGCARDSANVDSLAQLGIRYILNVTPNLPNLFEKNGNFHYKQIPISDHWSQNLSQFFPEAIAFIDEALSQNCGVLVHCLAGVSRSVTVTVAYLMQKLHLSLNDAYDLVKRKKSNISPNFNFLGQLLDFERSLRLEERRARARSSGEQESATSDPPSFFTTPTSDGAFELDPT, encoded by the exons ATGGAGGGCCTGGGCCGCTCATGCCTGTGGCTACGCCGCGAGCTGGCGCCCCCGCGGCCCCGGCTGCTGCTGCTTGACTGCCGCAGCCGCGAGCTGTATGAGGCGGCGCGCATCGGCGGGGCCCTGAGCGTGGCGCTGCCGGCCCTGCTGCTGCGCCGCCTGCGCCGCGGGAGCCTGTCGGTGCGCGCCCTGTTGCCCGGGCCGCCGCTGCAGCCGCCTCCGCCCGCACCGGTGCTGCTGTACGACCAGGGAGGCCGGCGCCGCCGCGGGGAGGCCGAGGCCCAGGCCGAGGCGGACGACGACTGGGAGGCCGAGTCGGTGCTGGGCACCCTGCTCCGGAAGCTGCGAGAGGAGGGCTACCTGGCCTACTACCTGCAAG gtggctTCAGCAGATTCCAGGCTGAGTGCCCTCACCTGTGTGAGACCAGCCTGAATGGGCACAGCGGCTCCGGTGCGAGCCCAGGGCCCAGCCccgtggtggggctgggtggcctGTGCCTGGCCTCCGACTGTTCTGACGCCGAATCGGAGCCGGACCGAGAACCCATGAGCTGCGGGCTGGATTCGGAGGGCCACACGCCCCCACCAGTGGGGCTGCTGCCTGCCTTCCCAGTCCAGATCCTGCCCAACCTCTACCTGGGATGTGCTCGCGACTCGGCCAACGTGGACAGCCTGGCACAGCTGGGCATCCGCTATATCCTCAACGTCACCCCCAACCTCCCAAACCTCTTCGAGAAAAATGGCAACTTTCACTACAAGCAGATCCCCATCTCAGACCACTGGAGCCAAAATCTATCCCAGTTCTTTCCCGAGGCCATCGCGTTCATTG ATGAGGCCTTGTCCCAGAACTGCGGGGTGCTGGTACACTGCCTGGCAGGCGTCAGCCGCTCCGTCACTGTCACTGTGGCCTACCTCATGCAGAAGCTCCACCTCTCGCTGAACGATGCCTATGACCTGGTCAAGCGAAAGAAGTCCAACATCTCGCCCAACTTCAACTTCCTGGGGCAGCTGCTGGATTTCGAGCGCAGCCTGCGCCTGGAGGAGCGGCGTGCTCGTGCCCGAAGCAGCGGGGAGCAAGAGTCGGCCACCTCTGACCCCCCATCCTTCTTCACCACCCCCACCAGCGATGGGGCATTTGAGCTAGATCCCACCTAG